The following coding sequences are from one Lycium ferocissimum isolate CSIRO_LF1 chromosome 3, AGI_CSIRO_Lferr_CH_V1, whole genome shotgun sequence window:
- the LOC132051076 gene encoding uncharacterized protein LOC132051076: MNQQENQDLASSLPVLPRLDRLDRLVQLLEEKHGISGRDTALKKEEEESDESKTNMTLSSALEEVHHKGTLMERLALLETRVLQVLNNNHSYLTYIIYIYNISINCIVSVKYVITSGLLLSLWA, translated from the exons ATGAACCAGCAAGAGAATCAAGACTTGGCTTCTTCCTTGCCTGTTCTTCCACGGTTAGATCGCCTTGATCGCCTA GTGCAGCTTCTGGAAGAGAAACATGGGATTTCAGGAAGAGATACTGCCttgaagaaagaggaagaagagtcAGATGAGTCCAAGACTAATATGACTCTGTCCTCTGCTCTCGAAGAAGTTCATCACAAAGGCACACTCATGGAGCGACTTGCACTCCTTGAGACTCGAGTTTTACAGGTTTTAAATAATAATCACTCCTACttaacttatattatatatatatacaatatcaGCATAAATTGCATTGTTAGTGTTAAGTATGTTATAACAAGTGGTCTACTGTTAAGTTTGTGGGCTTGA